A section of the Hypomesus transpacificus isolate Combined female chromosome 1, fHypTra1, whole genome shotgun sequence genome encodes:
- the aga gene encoding N(4)-(beta-N-acetylglucosaminyl)-L-asparaginase isoform X2 encodes MTTFLVYILMLPFGHATLPFVINTWPFKDATSAAWSVLQAGGSILDAVEQGCSRCEVDQCDGSVGFGGSPDENGETTLDAMIMNGDTMEVGAVADLRRIKNAIGVARAVMQHTEHTFLVGESASVFAENMGFTAEDLTTNKSLSIFTQWLKDNCQPNYRKNVLPDPSKNCGPYKPRAMLKQRKSERQIDIHAHDTIGMIAIGQDGHVAAGTSTNGANHKIPGRVGDSSVAGAGAYADSTAGGAAATGDGDVMMRFLPRLDPICSNTLLIQHTHSMETTNVTKVELDGLHFLAVELMRTGADPSSACKTAISRIKRYYPEFFGAVICANTTGHYGAACNKLPGFSKFSFMVSDSPSNVPLLKSVDCF; translated from the exons ATGACAACATTCTTGGTTTATATTCTTATGTTGCCGTTTGGACATGCAACGTTACCTTTTGTCATTAACACGTGGCCCTTTAAAGATGCTACGTCCGCAG CGTGGAGCGTCCTGCAAGCCGGAGGGTCGATACTGGACGCGGTGGAGCAGGGCTGTAGCCGCTGCGAGGTGGACCAGTGTGACGGCAGCGTAGGCTTTGGGGGAAGTCCAGACGAGAACGGAGAGACCACCCTGGACGCCATGATCATGAACGG ggACACGATGGAGGTTGGGGCTGTGGCGGACCTGAGGAGAATCAAGAACGCGATTGGAGTAGCCAGAGCTGTGATgcaacacactgaacacacattcCTAGTCGGAGAGTCAG CTTCGGTTTTTGCTGAGAATATGGGTTTCACAGCAGAAGACCTGACCACTAACAAATCTCTTAGTATTTTCACACAGTGGCTGAAGGACAACTGCCAACCCAATTATCGGAAG AATGTTCTTCCAGATCCTTCGAAGAACTGTGGACCATACAAGCCAAGAGCCATGTTGAAGCAAAGAAAGAGCGAACGTCAAATTGATATACATGCTCATGACACTATTG GAATGATTGCGATTGGTCAGGATGGTCATGTGGCAGCTGGAACATCCACCAATGGAGCAAACCACAAGATCCCAGG TCGTGTTGGAGACTCGTCTGTAGCAGGAGCGGGCGCCTACGCTGACAGCACCGCAGGGGGCGCGGCTGCCACCGGAGATGGAGACGTCATGATGCGCTTCCTGCCCAGGTTGGACCCGATCTGCTCCAACACCTTACTCATCCAGCACACGCACAGCATGGAAACAACAAATGTAACAAAAGTTGAGTTGGATGGACTTCA TTTCCTGGCTGTGGAGCTGATGAGGACTGGAGCAGACCCATCCTCAGCCTGCAAGACAGCCATCTCCAGGATCAAGCGGTATTACCCAGAATTCTTTGGGGCCGTCATCTGTGCCAACACAACTGGTCATTATG GTGCTGCTTGCAACA
- the aga gene encoding N(4)-(beta-N-acetylglucosaminyl)-L-asparaginase isoform X1, which produces MTTFLVYILMLPFGHATLPFVINTWPFKDATSAAWSVLQAGGSILDAVEQGCSRCEVDQCDGSVGFGGSPDENGETTLDAMIMNGDTMEVGAVADLRRIKNAIGVARAVMQHTEHTFLVGESASVFAENMGFTAEDLTTNKSLSIFTQWLKDNCQPNYRKQNVLPDPSKNCGPYKPRAMLKQRKSERQIDIHAHDTIGMIAIGQDGHVAAGTSTNGANHKIPGRVGDSSVAGAGAYADSTAGGAAATGDGDVMMRFLPRLDPICSNTLLIQHTHSMETTNVTKVELDGLHFLAVELMRTGADPSSACKTAISRIKRYYPEFFGAVICANTTGHYGAACNKLPGFSKFSFMVSDSPSNVPLLKSVDCF; this is translated from the exons ATGACAACATTCTTGGTTTATATTCTTATGTTGCCGTTTGGACATGCAACGTTACCTTTTGTCATTAACACGTGGCCCTTTAAAGATGCTACGTCCGCAG CGTGGAGCGTCCTGCAAGCCGGAGGGTCGATACTGGACGCGGTGGAGCAGGGCTGTAGCCGCTGCGAGGTGGACCAGTGTGACGGCAGCGTAGGCTTTGGGGGAAGTCCAGACGAGAACGGAGAGACCACCCTGGACGCCATGATCATGAACGG ggACACGATGGAGGTTGGGGCTGTGGCGGACCTGAGGAGAATCAAGAACGCGATTGGAGTAGCCAGAGCTGTGATgcaacacactgaacacacattcCTAGTCGGAGAGTCAG CTTCGGTTTTTGCTGAGAATATGGGTTTCACAGCAGAAGACCTGACCACTAACAAATCTCTTAGTATTTTCACACAGTGGCTGAAGGACAACTGCCAACCCAATTATCGGAAG CAGAATGTTCTTCCAGATCCTTCGAAGAACTGTGGACCATACAAGCCAAGAGCCATGTTGAAGCAAAGAAAGAGCGAACGTCAAATTGATATACATGCTCATGACACTATTG GAATGATTGCGATTGGTCAGGATGGTCATGTGGCAGCTGGAACATCCACCAATGGAGCAAACCACAAGATCCCAGG TCGTGTTGGAGACTCGTCTGTAGCAGGAGCGGGCGCCTACGCTGACAGCACCGCAGGGGGCGCGGCTGCCACCGGAGATGGAGACGTCATGATGCGCTTCCTGCCCAGGTTGGACCCGATCTGCTCCAACACCTTACTCATCCAGCACACGCACAGCATGGAAACAACAAATGTAACAAAAGTTGAGTTGGATGGACTTCA TTTCCTGGCTGTGGAGCTGATGAGGACTGGAGCAGACCCATCCTCAGCCTGCAAGACAGCCATCTCCAGGATCAAGCGGTATTACCCAGAATTCTTTGGGGCCGTCATCTGTGCCAACACAACTGGTCATTATG GTGCTGCTTGCAACA
- the aga gene encoding N(4)-(beta-N-acetylglucosaminyl)-L-asparaginase isoform X4, protein MTTFLVYILMLPFGHATLPFVINTWPFKDATSAAWSVLQAGGSILDAVEQGCSRCEVDQCDGSVGFGGSPDENGETTLDAMIMNGDTMEVGAVADLRRIKNAIGVARAVMQHTEHTFLVGESASVFAENMGFTAEDLTTNKSLSIFTQWLKDNCQPNYRKQNVLPDPSKNCGPYKPRAMLKQRKSERQIDIHAHDTIGMIAIGQDGHVAAGTSTNGANHKIPGRVGDSSVAGAGAYADSTAGGAAATGDGDVMMRFLPSFLAVELMRTGADPSSACKTAISRIKRYYPEFFGAVICANTTGHYGAACNKLPGFSKFSFMVSDSPSNVPLLKSVDCF, encoded by the exons ATGACAACATTCTTGGTTTATATTCTTATGTTGCCGTTTGGACATGCAACGTTACCTTTTGTCATTAACACGTGGCCCTTTAAAGATGCTACGTCCGCAG CGTGGAGCGTCCTGCAAGCCGGAGGGTCGATACTGGACGCGGTGGAGCAGGGCTGTAGCCGCTGCGAGGTGGACCAGTGTGACGGCAGCGTAGGCTTTGGGGGAAGTCCAGACGAGAACGGAGAGACCACCCTGGACGCCATGATCATGAACGG ggACACGATGGAGGTTGGGGCTGTGGCGGACCTGAGGAGAATCAAGAACGCGATTGGAGTAGCCAGAGCTGTGATgcaacacactgaacacacattcCTAGTCGGAGAGTCAG CTTCGGTTTTTGCTGAGAATATGGGTTTCACAGCAGAAGACCTGACCACTAACAAATCTCTTAGTATTTTCACACAGTGGCTGAAGGACAACTGCCAACCCAATTATCGGAAG CAGAATGTTCTTCCAGATCCTTCGAAGAACTGTGGACCATACAAGCCAAGAGCCATGTTGAAGCAAAGAAAGAGCGAACGTCAAATTGATATACATGCTCATGACACTATTG GAATGATTGCGATTGGTCAGGATGGTCATGTGGCAGCTGGAACATCCACCAATGGAGCAAACCACAAGATCCCAGG TCGTGTTGGAGACTCGTCTGTAGCAGGAGCGGGCGCCTACGCTGACAGCACCGCAGGGGGCGCGGCTGCCACCGGAGATGGAGACGTCATGATGCGCTTCCTGCCCAG TTTCCTGGCTGTGGAGCTGATGAGGACTGGAGCAGACCCATCCTCAGCCTGCAAGACAGCCATCTCCAGGATCAAGCGGTATTACCCAGAATTCTTTGGGGCCGTCATCTGTGCCAACACAACTGGTCATTATG GTGCTGCTTGCAACA
- the aga gene encoding N(4)-(beta-N-acetylglucosaminyl)-L-asparaginase isoform X5 yields the protein MTTFLVYILMLPFGHATLPFVINTWPFKDATSAAWSVLQAGGSILDAVEQGCSRCEVDQCDGSVGFGGSPDENGETTLDAMIMNGDTMEVGAVADLRRIKNAIGVARAVMQHTEHTFLVGESASVFAENMGFTAEDLTTNKSLSIFTQWLKDNCQPNYRKNVLPDPSKNCGPYKPRAMLKQRKSERQIDIHAHDTIGMIAIGQDGHVAAGTSTNGANHKIPGRVGDSSVAGAGAYADSTAGGAAATGDGDVMMRFLPSFLAVELMRTGADPSSACKTAISRIKRYYPEFFGAVICANTTGHYGAACNKLPGFSKFSFMVSDSPSNVPLLKSVDCF from the exons ATGACAACATTCTTGGTTTATATTCTTATGTTGCCGTTTGGACATGCAACGTTACCTTTTGTCATTAACACGTGGCCCTTTAAAGATGCTACGTCCGCAG CGTGGAGCGTCCTGCAAGCCGGAGGGTCGATACTGGACGCGGTGGAGCAGGGCTGTAGCCGCTGCGAGGTGGACCAGTGTGACGGCAGCGTAGGCTTTGGGGGAAGTCCAGACGAGAACGGAGAGACCACCCTGGACGCCATGATCATGAACGG ggACACGATGGAGGTTGGGGCTGTGGCGGACCTGAGGAGAATCAAGAACGCGATTGGAGTAGCCAGAGCTGTGATgcaacacactgaacacacattcCTAGTCGGAGAGTCAG CTTCGGTTTTTGCTGAGAATATGGGTTTCACAGCAGAAGACCTGACCACTAACAAATCTCTTAGTATTTTCACACAGTGGCTGAAGGACAACTGCCAACCCAATTATCGGAAG AATGTTCTTCCAGATCCTTCGAAGAACTGTGGACCATACAAGCCAAGAGCCATGTTGAAGCAAAGAAAGAGCGAACGTCAAATTGATATACATGCTCATGACACTATTG GAATGATTGCGATTGGTCAGGATGGTCATGTGGCAGCTGGAACATCCACCAATGGAGCAAACCACAAGATCCCAGG TCGTGTTGGAGACTCGTCTGTAGCAGGAGCGGGCGCCTACGCTGACAGCACCGCAGGGGGCGCGGCTGCCACCGGAGATGGAGACGTCATGATGCGCTTCCTGCCCAG TTTCCTGGCTGTGGAGCTGATGAGGACTGGAGCAGACCCATCCTCAGCCTGCAAGACAGCCATCTCCAGGATCAAGCGGTATTACCCAGAATTCTTTGGGGCCGTCATCTGTGCCAACACAACTGGTCATTATG GTGCTGCTTGCAACA
- the aga gene encoding N(4)-(beta-N-acetylglucosaminyl)-L-asparaginase isoform X3 yields MTTFLVYILMLPFGHATLPFVINTWPFKDATSAAWSVLQAGGSILDAVEQGCSRCEVDQCDGSVGFGGSPDENGETTLDAMIMNGDTMEVGAVADLRRIKNAIGVARAVMQHTEHTFLVGESASVFAENMGFTAEDLTTNKSLSIFTQWLKDNCQPNYRKQNVLPDPSKNCGPYKPRAMLKQRKSERQIDIHAHDTIGMIAIGQDGHVAAGTSTNGANHKIPGRVGDSSVAGAGAYADSTAGGAAATGDGDVMMRFLPRLDPICSNTLLIQHTHSMETTNFPGCGADEDWSRPILSLQDSHLQDQAVLPRILWGRHLCQHNWSLWCCLQQASWILQILLHGVRLSI; encoded by the exons ATGACAACATTCTTGGTTTATATTCTTATGTTGCCGTTTGGACATGCAACGTTACCTTTTGTCATTAACACGTGGCCCTTTAAAGATGCTACGTCCGCAG CGTGGAGCGTCCTGCAAGCCGGAGGGTCGATACTGGACGCGGTGGAGCAGGGCTGTAGCCGCTGCGAGGTGGACCAGTGTGACGGCAGCGTAGGCTTTGGGGGAAGTCCAGACGAGAACGGAGAGACCACCCTGGACGCCATGATCATGAACGG ggACACGATGGAGGTTGGGGCTGTGGCGGACCTGAGGAGAATCAAGAACGCGATTGGAGTAGCCAGAGCTGTGATgcaacacactgaacacacattcCTAGTCGGAGAGTCAG CTTCGGTTTTTGCTGAGAATATGGGTTTCACAGCAGAAGACCTGACCACTAACAAATCTCTTAGTATTTTCACACAGTGGCTGAAGGACAACTGCCAACCCAATTATCGGAAG CAGAATGTTCTTCCAGATCCTTCGAAGAACTGTGGACCATACAAGCCAAGAGCCATGTTGAAGCAAAGAAAGAGCGAACGTCAAATTGATATACATGCTCATGACACTATTG GAATGATTGCGATTGGTCAGGATGGTCATGTGGCAGCTGGAACATCCACCAATGGAGCAAACCACAAGATCCCAGG TCGTGTTGGAGACTCGTCTGTAGCAGGAGCGGGCGCCTACGCTGACAGCACCGCAGGGGGCGCGGCTGCCACCGGAGATGGAGACGTCATGATGCGCTTCCTGCCCAGGTTGGACCCGATCTGCTCCAACACCTTACTCATCCAGCACACGCACAGCATGGAAACAACAAAT TTTCCTGGCTGTGGAGCTGATGAGGACTGGAGCAGACCCATCCTCAGCCTGCAAGACAGCCATCTCCAGGATCAAGCGGTATTACCCAGAATTCTTTGGGGCCGTCATCTGTGCCAACACAACTGGTCATTATG GTGCTGCTTGCAACA